The following coding sequences are from one Granulicella sp. L56 window:
- a CDS encoding type IV secretory system conjugative DNA transfer family protein, whose translation MGVRVQFQKILRLLVDNRMVLALGMSVASGIVLNSMFPLNIANPFLCLMELERPPIFHAVAWSYTLFLYSTPFIACSMIFSLLYVHLYRDDLEQPVGALPPYSDPRTRGDLSLVLGEVHRQLVPKPSPAPQWLSIPERGLYTGIASFGSIGSGKTYGLILPAMRQLFAYRADDPSRRLSGIVLEVKGDLCRQLQRILKWCGREQDYVEVSLDGHVRYNPLNNSLDAYAQAFNIASIITSIWGRGKEPFWQQSYTDLVRYVILLHRIRDGYLTMVDLFRTVISAGRLEELLTEVGSRFSTTSYIGMGKYEYREHEDLLSPLGFAWNKDAGLYLIAWTDTLENLLTQETSAAFDVFTRKPYRPEHRDRFDSIQYWYWEHWKFFRSEVKTSIIQGIAVFLSLFETDPDVRRVFCPPKELYDGKPCATDPHGIVLPPFDELIESGAVVGLNFPVALNPALAKTIGTMMKIDYQRAVQLRIPRMDANPERHFRPTVFICDEYQNFATVGGDNPTGDERFLSLSRQPKCIPIVATQSISSLKDALPNEGVKTLLQALRNKVFLTTTDPETARYASELCGKADRTRISYTVSESSTNANVGWLSGRTSSSKGSVSASKQYQKHAEPLFEEKVFFDLKNAQSVVVAFDGVSPLRPTYCYLKPDFLPVTMSWFDQERIAFDPERIPA comes from the coding sequence ATGGGCGTCAGAGTTCAATTTCAGAAGATCCTCCGGCTACTGGTCGACAACCGCATGGTGCTCGCGCTTGGGATGAGCGTGGCCAGTGGCATCGTCCTCAATAGCATGTTTCCACTCAATATAGCCAATCCATTCCTGTGTCTGATGGAGCTGGAGAGGCCTCCCATCTTTCACGCAGTAGCGTGGAGCTATACCCTCTTTCTATATTCGACTCCGTTCATAGCGTGTTCCATGATCTTCTCATTGCTATATGTCCATCTCTATCGGGACGATTTGGAACAGCCTGTAGGTGCCCTTCCTCCGTATTCCGATCCGCGCACGCGAGGAGATTTGTCCTTAGTCCTTGGAGAGGTTCACCGTCAGCTAGTCCCGAAGCCCAGTCCGGCTCCGCAGTGGCTCTCGATCCCGGAGCGCGGTCTTTATACCGGCATCGCATCGTTTGGCTCCATCGGCTCGGGCAAAACCTATGGGCTGATTTTGCCGGCGATGCGTCAGTTGTTCGCGTATCGCGCCGACGATCCCTCGCGCAGACTCTCGGGTATCGTGCTCGAGGTCAAAGGCGATCTTTGCCGTCAGCTTCAGCGCATCCTCAAATGGTGCGGGCGCGAACAGGATTATGTAGAGGTTTCGCTAGATGGCCACGTACGCTATAACCCGCTGAACAATTCGCTCGATGCTTACGCCCAGGCGTTCAACATCGCCTCCATCATCACGTCGATATGGGGTAGGGGCAAGGAGCCTTTCTGGCAGCAGTCGTACACCGATCTTGTGCGGTATGTGATCCTGCTGCACCGAATCCGTGATGGATACCTCACGATGGTCGATCTCTTCCGTACCGTCATCAGCGCCGGAAGGCTGGAGGAGTTGCTGACCGAGGTGGGTTCACGTTTCAGTACTACCAGCTATATCGGTATGGGCAAGTACGAGTACCGGGAACATGAAGATCTGCTATCTCCGCTCGGCTTCGCGTGGAACAAAGATGCTGGCCTTTACCTGATCGCATGGACGGACACGCTGGAAAACCTGCTCACACAAGAGACCTCCGCAGCGTTCGACGTCTTCACTCGCAAGCCCTATCGACCAGAGCACCGGGACCGCTTCGACAGCATCCAGTATTGGTACTGGGAGCACTGGAAGTTCTTTCGCTCCGAGGTTAAAACCTCCATCATCCAGGGTATCGCCGTCTTCCTCTCGCTCTTCGAGACCGACCCTGACGTGCGCCGTGTTTTCTGTCCTCCGAAGGAGCTCTACGACGGCAAGCCATGCGCTACTGATCCGCATGGTATCGTCCTGCCCCCCTTTGACGAACTGATCGAATCGGGAGCGGTCGTCGGCTTGAACTTTCCCGTGGCCCTGAATCCGGCGCTGGCGAAGACAATCGGCACCATGATGAAGATCGACTATCAGCGTGCCGTGCAACTCCGTATCCCCAGGATGGACGCAAACCCCGAGAGACACTTTCGTCCGACCGTCTTCATCTGTGATGAGTACCAGAACTTCGCCACGGTCGGCGGCGACAACCCGACAGGCGATGAACGCTTTCTGTCTCTCTCTCGGCAACCAAAGTGCATTCCAATTGTCGCCACGCAGAGTATCTCCAGCCTTAAGGATGCGCTACCCAATGAGGGCGTCAAAACATTGCTGCAGGCGCTCCGCAACAAGGTCTTCCTCACGACGACCGACCCGGAGACGGCCCGGTATGCCTCCGAGTTGTGTGGCAAAGCCGACCGCACCCGCATCAGCTATACCGTCTCCGAGTCCTCGACCAATGCCAATGTCGGCTGGCTCAGTGGCCGCACGTCGTCCAGCAAAGGCTCTGTCTCCGCTTCCAAGCAGTACCAAAAGCATGCGGAGCCACTCTTTGAAGAGAAGGTGTTCTTCGACCTCAAGAACGCGCAGTCCGTGGTCGTCGCCTTCGATGGTGTGAGCCCTCTGCGACCTACCTACTGCTATCTCAAGCCTGACTTCCTGCCCGTCACCATGTCGTGGTTTGACCAGGAACGAATCGCCTTCGATCCGGAGAGGATACCTGCATGA
- a CDS encoding LysR family transcriptional regulator, giving the protein MRRLNIRMDGQIAVLAVAERGSFKAAGEYLGIGKSAVRKQIEHIDRELGAHVFRASGRRMVLTEAGGIYLPEARESVRHARLGVDRVRAFVKLQNNDLRIGYSTCLNSKLLEVVRRIQPEGSASMSITRESLLTHEVVTGVIEGEFHVGFGILPIPEPDLYTRLLMEEPVVACLPVGHHLATKSTINPEDLGNVPMVSLSKRGLPGRHEEIVTYFESLGVPLRFVADAYSVDEALWLVTKGAGVSLMTRFSASSYRHEVVIRPLSDQLLTVKSGIFTRRDHDQKLLKDFVDLAWNETTALRPRLQGSGRRLPT; this is encoded by the coding sequence ATGCGCCGGTTAAACATCAGAATGGACGGGCAGATTGCAGTTCTTGCAGTGGCTGAGAGGGGTTCGTTCAAAGCAGCGGGCGAATATCTCGGCATCGGCAAATCCGCTGTTCGTAAACAGATTGAACACATCGATCGAGAGTTGGGCGCGCATGTATTCCGAGCCTCCGGGAGACGGATGGTGCTGACGGAAGCCGGCGGCATCTACCTTCCCGAAGCTCGCGAATCTGTCAGACATGCGCGGCTGGGCGTGGATCGAGTCCGAGCATTCGTCAAACTACAGAACAACGACCTTCGCATCGGGTACTCCACCTGTCTGAATAGCAAACTGCTGGAAGTCGTGAGGCGCATCCAGCCGGAGGGCAGCGCCTCGATGTCCATCACAAGAGAAAGCCTGCTGACGCATGAAGTCGTCACGGGAGTTATCGAAGGTGAGTTCCATGTAGGATTCGGAATCCTGCCCATCCCGGAACCTGATTTGTACACTCGCTTGCTCATGGAAGAGCCTGTCGTGGCGTGTCTCCCGGTAGGCCACCATCTTGCCACAAAATCTACGATCAACCCGGAAGATCTGGGCAACGTGCCTATGGTGTCGTTGTCGAAAAGAGGACTTCCCGGCAGACATGAAGAGATTGTGACTTATTTCGAGAGCCTCGGAGTTCCGCTCAGATTCGTAGCCGATGCCTATTCCGTTGATGAGGCCCTCTGGCTGGTGACGAAGGGTGCTGGCGTTTCCCTGATGACGAGATTCTCCGCTTCGTCCTATCGCCACGAGGTAGTGATCAGACCGCTCTCGGATCAATTGCTCACCGTAAAGAGTGGGATATTCACTCGGCGCGATCACGATCAGAAACTCTTGAAAGATTTCGTGGATCTTGCCTGGAATGAGACGACGGCTCTGAGGCCGCGGCTACAAGGATCTGGCCGGCGACTGCCCACATAA
- the dcm gene encoding DNA cytosine methyltransferase, with translation MKYLSVCSGIEAVSVAWGPLGWRPAMFAEIDPFCCWLLRSRYRASRPMHMPSPHDAPDRKEAKRRAAAIRNIVALPVDGAVINAGDFTRIGGEDVGSTDLLAGGIPCQSFSVAGKRAGLDDPRGNLTIEFARLAGRLRPLWLVWENVPGVLSIDDGRTFGAFLGMLVELGYGIAYRVLDAQHFGVPQRRRRVFVVGHLGDWRGPAAVLLDESCLSGHPAPRREARQGPAGGVEVGPSGGRLTDTAPTIDAGCKDGFVRNQLGVGVLSSTDEISHCLNAGGMGRQDFETETLIAHSLSADGFDASEDGTGRGTPVVPVAICTAHTQSNGSGFSDDVAHTLESGGGTQAVAFAQNTRDEVQLYGGDGKTVGALAAQPGAKQQSYIAFSSKDSGIDAGDVAPTLRGVGHNGSHANGGGQVAIAFAQNQDGDVLASDVMHSLGTNGNATSRNAPTVAFTLHGSDETVNAASSTEIAGSLRTRAPGSIENSSTTAVLQEQPVAWSGGLTASTDIAGTLQHGGEGGRVDGVMRPNMAVRRLTPRECERLQGFPGNYTLVEYRGKRASDGPRYKALGNSMAVPVMHWIGQRIAAVDAILHDDLGNRRSR, from the coding sequence GTGAAATACCTCTCCGTGTGTTCTGGCATCGAAGCCGTCTCTGTCGCATGGGGACCGCTGGGCTGGAGACCCGCCATGTTCGCGGAAATCGATCCCTTCTGTTGCTGGCTCTTGCGCTCGCGCTATCGCGCATCGCGGCCCATGCACATGCCCAGCCCACACGATGCGCCGGACAGAAAAGAGGCCAAGCGCCGCGCCGCAGCCATTCGCAACATCGTTGCTCTGCCTGTAGATGGCGCGGTCATCAATGCTGGCGACTTCACGCGCATAGGAGGAGAGGATGTTGGGTCAACCGACCTTCTGGCCGGAGGAATACCTTGCCAGTCTTTCTCCGTCGCCGGTAAGCGAGCGGGACTGGATGACCCGCGTGGCAACCTCACCATCGAGTTTGCTCGGCTTGCTGGCAGACTCAGGCCCCTATGGCTGGTGTGGGAGAACGTCCCCGGTGTCCTGTCGATCGACGATGGACGGACGTTTGGAGCCTTCCTCGGGATGCTGGTCGAACTCGGGTATGGGATCGCCTACCGAGTACTGGACGCTCAGCATTTCGGAGTACCCCAGCGACGGCGCCGCGTCTTCGTTGTCGGACATCTTGGAGATTGGAGAGGTCCCGCAGCGGTATTACTTGACGAGTCGTGCCTGTCGGGGCATCCTGCGCCGCGCCGAGAAGCGCGGCAAGGACCTGCCGGAGGCGTTGAGGTCGGCCCTTCTGGCGGTCGCCTCACAGATACCGCACCCACCATCGACGCAGGCTGCAAAGACGGCTTCGTCCGCAATCAACTAGGCGTCGGCGTCCTCTCCTCGACAGATGAAATCTCCCATTGCCTGAACGCCGGAGGCATGGGAAGACAGGACTTTGAAACCGAAACCCTGATCGCGCATTCGCTCTCAGCCGATGGGTTCGACGCGAGCGAGGATGGCACCGGGCGAGGAACGCCCGTCGTGCCTGTCGCCATTTGTACCGCGCACACGCAGTCCAACGGCAGCGGCTTCTCCGATGATGTTGCTCACACTCTGGAGAGCGGCGGTGGAACTCAGGCCGTAGCCTTCGCCCAGAACACGCGCGACGAAGTGCAGTTGTACGGCGGTGATGGCAAAACAGTCGGGGCGCTGGCTGCACAGCCGGGTGCCAAGCAGCAGTCATACATTGCCTTCTCTTCTAAAGACTCCGGCATCGATGCCGGCGATGTTGCGCCGACACTACGCGGCGTGGGACATAACGGAAGCCATGCCAACGGCGGTGGACAAGTAGCCATTGCCTTCGCGCAGAACCAGGACGGAGATGTCCTCGCCAGTGATGTGATGCACTCGCTCGGAACCAATGGAAATGCGACCAGCCGCAATGCGCCGACCGTTGCTTTTACGCTTCATGGCAGCGACGAAACCGTAAACGCGGCATCGTCCACCGAGATTGCCGGAAGCCTGCGCACGCGAGCCCCTGGAAGCATCGAGAACAGCTCGACGACTGCTGTGCTTCAGGAGCAGCCTGTCGCTTGGTCTGGAGGACTCACTGCATCGACTGATATCGCGGGCACTCTTCAGCACGGCGGCGAGGGTGGACGCGTCGATGGAGTGATGAGGCCAAACATGGCCGTCCGGCGACTTACACCGCGTGAGTGCGAGCGCCTGCAAGGATTCCCCGGCAATTACACCCTGGTCGAGTATCGTGGCAAGCGTGCATCCGATGGTCCTCGCTACAAAGCTCTCGGCAACTCGATGGCAGTCCCGGTTATGCACTGGATTGGGCAACGCATAGCTGCCGTCGATGCCATCCTCCATGACGATCTCGGCAACCGGAGGAGCCGGTGA
- a CDS encoding VirB8/TrbF family protein yields the protein MSNRDSFTTTDAGHKFLELYAEPVVTNTYLKVAILVLSVVTLASLALLYRAQTAALRLKPLVISVSDIGRGQVVNYADFSKVPVERVSKYYLARWAQLYYGSNHATLQRDFGESLNFFSNELQGATLARVTKAKTLETFLLDPSAPNVDIEIKAVVLDDTRQAPFRAHVEFEKVFYSLGDQQEQSRERWTANVIYDFRDEVPNAMLLTNPLGVVISYVHEDQAFGN from the coding sequence ATGTCGAACAGAGATTCCTTTACAACTACCGATGCGGGACACAAGTTCCTGGAGCTGTATGCGGAGCCGGTCGTCACCAACACCTATCTCAAGGTGGCGATCCTTGTGCTCTCCGTCGTCACGCTCGCTTCGCTGGCGCTCCTCTATCGGGCACAGACTGCTGCCTTGCGGCTGAAGCCGCTCGTCATCTCGGTTTCGGACATCGGACGGGGCCAGGTGGTGAACTATGCCGATTTCTCTAAAGTGCCCGTAGAGCGCGTCAGCAAATACTATCTCGCGCGTTGGGCGCAACTGTACTACGGAAGCAATCATGCCACCTTGCAGCGTGATTTTGGCGAGTCGCTGAACTTCTTCTCGAATGAGTTGCAGGGTGCCACGCTTGCGCGTGTGACTAAGGCTAAGACCCTTGAGACGTTCCTGCTCGATCCCAGCGCTCCCAACGTGGACATCGAGATTAAGGCCGTAGTCCTCGACGACACACGGCAGGCGCCATTCCGCGCGCATGTGGAGTTTGAAAAGGTCTTCTATTCGCTTGGCGACCAGCAGGAACAGAGCCGCGAACGCTGGACCGCGAATGTGATCTACGACTTCCGCGACGAAGTCCCCAATGCCATGCTGCTCACCAATCCTCTCGGCGTCGTCATCAGCTACGTCCACGAAGACCAGGCATTCGGGAACTGA
- a CDS encoding single-stranded DNA-binding protein yields the protein MALYENNIKLKGFIGKDAENFATKQQKTFSVLSLATKSGYKEKQTQQWVNHTEWHRIVAFGKPADYAKDLKKGDYVEIEGELRSTEFDAEVGEGKKKTTLKRRGWEIRANIVKKLAQPESSRAENLDSEPITEDDAA from the coding sequence ATGGCACTCTACGAAAACAACATCAAACTGAAGGGTTTCATCGGCAAGGACGCCGAGAACTTCGCCACCAAACAGCAGAAGACCTTCAGCGTCCTCTCGCTCGCCACCAAGTCGGGCTACAAGGAAAAGCAGACGCAGCAGTGGGTGAACCACACCGAATGGCACCGCATCGTAGCCTTCGGCAAGCCCGCCGACTACGCGAAGGACCTGAAGAAGGGCGACTACGTCGAGATCGAGGGCGAGCTGCGCAGCACCGAGTTCGATGCCGAGGTCGGCGAGGGCAAGAAGAAGACCACGCTCAAGCGCCGGGGTTGGGAGATACGCGCCAACATCGTCAAGAAGCTGGCGCAGCCCGAGAGCTCACGCGCAGAGAACCTCGATTCCGAGCCGATCACGGAGGACGACGCGGCTTAG
- a CDS encoding type IV secretion system protein codes for MGQNPFTFIGQAITQLLSSNSAALQATGLDIFRGLAVILIVWFGVKSALSASQGGGGFHFAKFADLILMIAFGLGMLTYYSTPIPGTGYSFSDLITKEGLSISAQIESDQTQQIVNAVTNEEQQLGAPPGSFNLLEDLTYLLIALILAAMEAVAFAVIAYGYVASAVCVLIGPIFIPWFIVPKMDWLFWGWLKAFIGFSFYQVVAAAFIFVFSKVLTSMFQVIGTISISNALAVLPALLITLFVCIYGLVKIPELTSSILSGRTGTWVNPMGN; via the coding sequence ATGGGACAGAATCCCTTTACCTTTATCGGGCAGGCCATCACTCAGCTGCTCTCATCGAACAGTGCGGCACTCCAGGCCACGGGATTAGACATCTTCCGTGGCCTTGCGGTGATCCTGATCGTCTGGTTCGGTGTGAAGTCCGCCTTGTCCGCCTCGCAGGGCGGAGGCGGCTTCCACTTCGCCAAGTTCGCCGACCTGATCCTGATGATTGCTTTCGGGCTGGGGATGCTGACCTATTACTCGACGCCGATCCCCGGCACCGGCTACAGCTTCAGCGACCTCATCACCAAAGAGGGCCTGAGTATCTCGGCCCAGATCGAGTCCGACCAGACGCAGCAGATCGTCAATGCCGTCACCAACGAGGAGCAGCAACTGGGCGCGCCTCCGGGCAGCTTCAACCTGCTCGAAGACCTCACCTACCTTCTCATCGCTTTGATCCTCGCGGCGATGGAGGCTGTTGCGTTCGCCGTCATCGCGTATGGCTATGTGGCTTCCGCCGTCTGCGTGTTGATCGGTCCCATCTTCATCCCTTGGTTCATCGTGCCGAAGATGGACTGGCTGTTCTGGGGTTGGCTCAAGGCATTCATCGGGTTTTCGTTCTATCAGGTCGTCGCTGCGGCCTTCATCTTTGTGTTCTCGAAGGTGCTCACCTCGATGTTTCAGGTCATCGGCACCATCAGCATCTCGAACGCACTAGCTGTCTTGCCCGCGCTACTCATCACGCTTTTCGTCTGCATCTACGGTTTGGTCAAAATCCCAGAGCTTACGTCGTCGATCCTGAGTGGACGCACCGGCACCTGGGTCAACCCAATGGGGAACTAG
- a CDS encoding CpaF family protein, producing MSFEIIIPFLKSIEHLLMDTTISEIMVNPDGSVWIEEKGHILLQPGIRFDDGALLTGLEVIANRFGKKLDADSPIMNLRLPDGSRMAALIPPVVNPNPMMTIRKFTSRNFTIRDLIERKTLTEAQAETLTNHIRRGDNLLISGSTSSGKTTLTNVLAGFIPDGDRILILEEVAEIYIRKPHVISAEAQLDTHKNQIGFADLLKAALRHRPDRIIVGEIRGHEARVFLDALNTGHRGSITTIHANSASDALRRLAQLAMRGSGGVPLRDVEEECGRSIDVIVQVMNQDGWRHITEIRTSAESANTTGHNQ from the coding sequence ATGAGCTTTGAAATTATCATCCCTTTCCTGAAGTCGATTGAACATCTGCTCATGGATACGACCATCTCCGAGATCATGGTCAATCCTGACGGCTCGGTCTGGATCGAAGAGAAGGGTCACATCTTATTGCAGCCCGGCATCCGGTTTGATGACGGAGCATTGTTGACAGGTCTTGAAGTTATCGCAAATCGTTTCGGCAAGAAGCTCGATGCCGATTCACCCATTATGAACCTGCGCCTGCCGGATGGCAGCCGCATGGCGGCGCTGATCCCGCCCGTGGTCAATCCAAACCCGATGATGACCATCCGCAAGTTCACCTCGCGGAACTTCACCATCCGTGACCTGATCGAGCGGAAAACTCTAACGGAAGCACAGGCCGAGACTCTAACGAACCATATCCGGCGTGGCGACAATCTCCTGATTTCTGGGAGTACCTCATCGGGAAAGACGACACTCACCAACGTGCTCGCAGGTTTCATTCCGGACGGCGATCGTATCCTGATCCTCGAAGAGGTAGCAGAAATCTATATCAGGAAGCCGCACGTCATCTCCGCCGAGGCCCAGCTTGATACCCACAAGAATCAGATTGGATTCGCGGATTTGCTCAAGGCCGCGCTCCGGCACCGACCGGACCGAATCATCGTCGGCGAGATTCGCGGCCATGAAGCGCGGGTCTTCCTCGATGCTTTGAATACAGGCCATCGCGGGTCGATTACAACCATCCATGCCAATAGTGCCAGCGATGCTCTCCGCCGCTTGGCGCAACTCGCCATGCGTGGCTCAGGAGGTGTCCCCTTGCGCGATGTCGAGGAGGAGTGTGGCCGATCCATCGACGTGATAGTGCAAGTGATGAACCAGGACGGATGGCGTCACATTACAGAAATCCGAACGTCCGCCGAGTCTGCCAATACTACGGGGCACAATCAATAA